The window tgccGGATCTAAGTTTTGAATACAGGGAAGAGCAGAAGTATTTTGAGCCAGACAGTAGGTAACTGCTGTGGGGGGAAGAGCTGGGAGCGAGGGATGCCCAGCCTGCAGCCTCCTGGGCAGAGGCCGGTGGCAGTGCCTGCTCTCCAGGAAGCCCCTGGTGTCAGGCAGGGCTTGCGGGAGGCACAGGCTTGGCAGGGCCCGGGGAGGGCATTGTGGCCCACTGGGTATGGCTGGGCGGCGCTTTTCTGTGGGGCACCAGGGAGCCCAGTGGGACAGACTGCCTCCAGGAGCTGCCTGCAAGGGAGAGCTGGGAATCCTGTCCCAAACGGGCACTGGAGGGCACTTTAATCCTCTGCTTGTTCAAAGGCAGGTTGTATGGATTTGTCTTCAATGTGCCAATTTCAGATTTCCTTAAGATGTGGTTGACACCATTTATTTTCATCCCTCTGGTGAACACAGGTGCAAAACAGAGCATGGAGGAGCAACCGTTAATGATGAACCATCCCTTTCCAATAACATCTCCTTATACTTCACTACCATCTCAGGTATGACATTAGTTACCCTTTTTGCTTGGTGCTTGTACGTTGGGCAGCATCATTTCTGTGCTGTGCGCTATGTCTGTCTTTGTTGGTGTGGCTGTCTAGTTCTCTCTGGGAAGAAACTTTATTATGAAAACTGAGCAACAGAGAAGCAACTTTTCTAATGTCGTATGAGGCCACAGGGTAGTTGATTTCCCTTGGTGTTGTTTATCCCTGAGTAACAGCTCTTCTCTGTTGGGTGATAGATATTAGTGCGCTGCCATTCTGTTGATGCCAGAATGTAAGCACTCAACGAAGCCTTGCTCTTCCAAGCCGACATTTACCAGCAATGCTTTGACTGCCTTTTGTTATTCCACCCTGCTTATTATTTACACTAGTGGTGAGAAGTTCATTTGAAAGCCTCATTGGTGGTGGTGGCGAAGTGCCATTCGTGTAGCCCGGGCAATGCTTAGACCTCCGTGGGCTTTGGCAGAGAAAATCAAGGAGCTGAAATGTGAAAGCTGATGCAACGCTTAGAATTAATTTTGACAGCTGCTGAGTAAAAGAATATCTCGTTAAATCAAATAGGTACCGAACTACATGGTGCCCCACGAACGGAACTGGAGGGAGTTTGCCCCAGAGCAGCCGCATCCCGACATCCCCTACCAGTGCACCGGCGTCCCCTTCGCAGCTCGCGGTCATCACTGGCAGGGGCCTGGCTGTGAAAATGGTAAGATGCTCCCGTTTAGGGTTGCTCGCTGAGGTTGGTCACCTAGAAGGACCACAGGTTTCTGGTTTTTTATTCGTGGCTTTCATTGGAATTAACAGAACTGGCCGGAGATGAGTGCTGGGCTCCCTTCAAAGAGAGCCACGGGGCCTGTGGCCAGAGCCTTTGTCCTGGCTTGTGCTCTCGCTGCCACCATACATGTGGTGTGTGGGCTACACAATCCTCCAAGTTGATACAAATCAGCCCCCAAAAGTCCTCAGCTGTCTCAAAAGCCCTGAGCAATAAAAAGGCAAccaatccccccccccccccaaaaaaaaaaaccaaagggGAATATGTTCTTtagctttgctttctgattttgGACCTTTTGAGACACACATCAGTGAGGTTTGCCCTCCAGCCCTGTGGATTAGAATGGCATTATTCTCCCGAGAGCAAAGCTGAAATTATTACTTGATTTTAGTGCTGTGGCAGTGGGACAACTTGTCATGCATTGAGTCTCTCTTGGGGCTGGTacagcagaaacagaataaaGGGACATTCCCTTCCCCGAAGATCTCACAGTACGAGAGTCTTAACATAACCATGGCTCTCCAAGCTCTGCGTCCTTAGGAAAAAGCCTAAATTGTGAAAACTGGCAACGCTGAAGCCTGCAGGGTATAAAACCTAAGAGAAAGGGAACTGTGTGCCATAGACCCTTGCAGGATAACTCACCTGAGGGCACAGGCTTTTGCTTCgtgaggaggagcagctggTTCAGAAGGGCGGGAAAGGCTGGGAAGCGAGGGAGGACTTCTCAGAGCAGATGCTACATTTTCAGAGGACAGTTCTCTAGAGGTTTTGgtgcagagaaagaaacttctgtttctttgggTCTGCTAAAAAGTAAATGCTCAGtgcactgcagcttttgctggcAGTGTATTGGAACTATTAGGCAGAATCCTTTGCTTTTAATTGAGCTGTTCGCTAATAAAAAAATTGAGGTAGCAAGCTGAATGAACTGTGTCCTGAAGTACATCCTCTGCAGCAGTCAAACACGTTCGGACACTTTGCTGAATTTGGAGGCAGTTGTTAGTGGCTGGTATTGGGTTTCTCATTGGGCTCTAAGACTTCTCCAAGAGATGCGGGTGTGTTGTATCCGCATCGCTCCAGCTCCTGATGGTGGTGGGTTCTGCCATTGGGAAAGGTAGCGTGCGCTTGTCTGCAAGTCACCCGCATCATCCTCCAGAGACTGTTCATTGATAttaagaaacagaggaaaacaccaATTGGCTGCGTCATAATCCACTTAACTGATAGGCACCTCTTGGAGCAGTCTAATAGTACTCCTGGTAATAAAGCCCTAGTAATCTCCTGCTGCACAATGTTCTTTACCTGCTTTTTAAACAGTGCTAATTCCAGCTTTATTGTTACACCTGTCTTCAGTAAAATTCCTTATACTGAATGGATTATTTTATGCAGGCAACTTTTAAGAGCACTGTAATctagtgaaaaatgtaaattatttctgtgataGAATAACACGTTAGGTAAGGAAAAGTACTAGGGGGAATACTGAAATGCCAAGGGAGTATTTCATGCAGacccaaataaaaatacagtccaAATAGCATCTAGAGAGACTGGGAGTGTTGGCATACCTGGAAGAATTGGGAAATAAGACCTTTTTAAgtagaaagagggaagagagggagttCCTGGTAGAGCCCAGAAAAACTTGCTTTTGCATTGCTGTGATCTCTGCCTGAGCTTTTCTTTTAGGATTTAGGCAGCCATCACTGACTTTTGTTTGTGAAAACAGGTTGTCAGGTGACAGGAACCTTTTATGCTTGTGCCCCTCCTGAGTCCCAGACTCCTGGCATCCCGATTGAGCCAAGCATAAGGTCTGGTGAAGCCCTCGCCCTGTCAGGTAAGGTTGGTAACCCCCCGGGCTTTCTGGGGAGCTTGACAAGAGACTCCCACTTCTGACTTGCCCTGGCACTGTCTCTACTTgctgatggaaagaaaaaagaagaaaaaaaaaagaaacctctttAATGAATGAATTCAGTGTACAGGCTTAAGCCTCTTCTTGCTAGGATAGCTAAGCACTTGTAGCCCCAGCTCCAAGGGATCGAGGGACTGTGGTTAAAGTTAATGGAAGTGCTTCGCTGGCTCATGGGGTTAGTCCTGGGTTGCTCTGGTGAACCACCGAATCAGGCCCTACCAGGGGAGTCTGGAAATTTTGGGGTTGTCAGTGACTTTTAGCTCAGTTTTTCACTGAGGAGGAGCCCTCACAAAAGCTGGTGTTACCTGGGTGCCTTGCTGTGCTCCTGCTGGTGCCGTCTGGCTTTGCTCTGCTTCATTATTCCTggtgaaaaaaaaggcatttgggaaagaaaaggaaagttatTTCAGCCAGGTTTGCAGATGTCCGGGTGCTGGGGGACTTTCTGAATAACTGGGAAAAGGTGTGGGCATGtgcttttctcagaaataatgGATAAACCTGTAATGTGATGCTCGGCAGGTTTCTTGGGCGGGCGTGTTCTCCAGAATCAGggtctgtgtgtatatatgtttgtgtgtttgtgtatatgcgtgtatatatataaacatgttatgtacacatatatatattttgtgtgcttatatatatatatattttcagtgctgtgtgAGTTCTTAGGGGTCAGCCAAGTTGATCGAGTGGCCATTTGAAAGTAAGGCTGGGGATTTCAGGTGCAGCCCAGTTGGAGCTGGAGCCAGCAGTTGCTTCTCTTCAGGCAGCTGAGTGCGAGTTTGCAGGTCCCCTCTGCAGAAGCCTCTATTATATGCAGAATCTGGGGAGAAACACATCTACTTCCTGATTAAATCTGAGGAAGTGTACTGAGCCGATGGGTTTAATTGTGACGTGAACTTGGAAAATGTGACAAACAACCATTTCTTTGTGTGcagacttttccttttaaacagaaatctgaAGTTTGCAGGATGTTAGTTCCTACCAAATTCCCACATCAGTAGCCCTTATAATAAAATGAGAGAGCATTACTGCTACCGTGCCCCAAAAGTTTTAGTATTTATATTCTTTAGATGATTTTTTCTAATGCGAGTCTGTCTTCTTGGTGGTGGTGACCACCAGGCTCAGAAATCTCAAGCAAACTTGTCTGTTGGCATTAGTACAGATCTGAAACATAAAACATTTGTACTAGTGTATCacagtgattctttttttctccttgtagaCTGTCGGCTTCACATCTGCTTATATTACCGTGAAATACTGGTAAAGGAGGTGACAACTTCTAGTCCTGAAGGTTGTAGGATATCCCATGGCCAAAGTTACGAAGTCAGCAGCCTGGAGCAAGTTATCTTCCCTTATCCAGAGGATAATGGCCAGAGGAAGAACATAGAAAAACTACTGAACCACCTGGAACGAGGAGTGATACTGTGGATGGCACCTGATGGCCTCTATGCTAAGAGACTTTGCCAAAGCAGGATCTACTGGGACGGGCCTCTGGCACTCTGCAGTGACCGACCCAACAAGCTGGAGCGGGACCATACATGCAAGCTGTTTGATACTCAGCAATTTTTAGCAGGTAATTCCCACTATGGCTTTGATATCATTTCCGGAGATGTCACCCGGTCACTCTCCACATCAGCTTTGGGGGAGTGCTCTTTTCTTGTTACCTTACAAGTCACAGTAAGAATTACCCCTCACTTCTTCTTCTGGGCAAGCACAGTCAAGAGGTAGTTGACTCCTGAATAATCCTGTCAAATTCTGCTCTCTGTGCACATTCAATGCCCCTGCACAAACCGGCAGCAGTGAACTGATGCTCAGCTGGTGACACCCCAAACTTCACATCTCTGTAAGAAGTGTAAGGAGGAACCTAACAAAATAGTCTTTCCACATATTGGGTGACAGAGGAAAGTGAATCCTGATCTTGGATCTGCTAGTGTAAGTCCTGGGTAGGTCTGTGGTCTGCACTCGTACTGCTCTCAACTTGACCCAGAGCGAGCCTGAGATCTTGCTCAGAGTATACAAATATCAGCGTGAATTTCAGTAGAAAGCCTTCTTTTCAATCTGTGCCAGTGTTTAAAAGATATTTGGAGGGTGAAAAGGATTTCACAAGCTCTGGAGTTTCCAGATTGCTCTAACCAGGGAGGTGCATTACCTTCAGGATGGTGCCTTCTCTTTCCAGCCCGTGGAGGCAGAGCCTCAACCCCACTTCCCAGCACTTCTGAGCAGTTAGAGGGAGGAAAGCTGTCCACCCAGAGAAACTGGTGGAAGCTGGTCATTGTCCCAGAGGACAACTTGGGCAGCAGGAATACGTTGTCCCTTTTTTGAGATGTGTGGCATTGCTACAGGTGAACTGAGTGCCTATGGTTTGGCGTGTCTTCCCATTAGAACAGAGCATCAGCACTGGCATGAGTCTCTTAGGAGAATAATGccttgcaaaattaaaaaaaaaaacaaacccaaacccacagcTTTAGCCTACTTTATATTCCAAGGTTGACGCACCATCCTAGCAAAATGGTCAAGCAAAAAATGCGTTTAAAGAGAGAAATCTTGTATGGATGTGAAAATTGACAGTTAGAAAGGGGAATTTGAGGTCAGGGTATTGGCTTGGGCTTCAATCACATGCTAATTTAGAGACGTATAATTCTGCCTCTGATGATGGTTTTGGAaatccctttcccttttctcaggTGGTTTTTTAGATGTACTTTGGGTTCTTCCAAACGGTTGACAGGACATCTCTTTTTAGACGCCTAACCCCAAAGATAAGGTCAAGCAAtagttatttttcccctctcctaaATTACTTATGCATCAGTGCCTGTGCAAACCCAAGCACGTGGTTGAAGTCATAGTCTGCAGTGTGTGCAAAGTGAGTTTTTGCATGTGTTGGTGCTCAGCTAGGTTTGTAAGTGACTTGTCATGGGTGTATCACATTTGCATGTTAATTGACTGTGCTGAGGTCCTGGACGGCAGGCAAGCTTGGGGATTCCCCCTTAGGAAACCAGAGCTTCCTTGGGAGGAGACGCAGGAAACCTCTGCCAGGAGAGGAAATATtgaacagcagagaaagggccagaagcagcactgctgtggaCCACAGCTATTAGGACTCTGTTGAGGAGCTGGACCCTGCAATGCAAACTGCGCTGGAGCGTGGAGGCCCGTGCTGAGCAGCCTGTAATATTGAGAAGGCTAAAATGGcaataaatctgaaaacaagTGAAGGGTCTCTGGGGAGTGCTGCATAATCAATGCAGTAACTTGGGCTGGGTAGAGAGTAGGAGGAGAGACAAAGAGAATTTGGGAGCTTGAGGGCGGCAACCAGAGGAGGGTCAGCTTGGCAGAAGTAAGGGCGGCTGGAGCCGGAGtagcaggagatggggaaggtCTGGGGAGGCACGTGGGGAGCCCTGCAGTGCAGGAGGAGGCGCCTGGTCCTGGAAGG of the Nyctibius grandis isolate bNycGra1 chromosome 3, bNycGra1.pri, whole genome shotgun sequence genome contains:
- the IRF4 gene encoding interferon regulatory factor 4, producing the protein MNLEPGECGMNSVSCGNGKLRQWLIDQIDSGKYPGLVWENDEKSIFRIPWKHAGKQDYNREEDAALFKAWALFKGKFREGIDKPDPPTWKTRLRCALNKSNDFEELVERSQLDISDPYKVYRIVPEGAKKGAKQSMEEQPLMMNHPFPITSPYTSLPSQVPNYMVPHERNWREFAPEQPHPDIPYQCTGVPFAARGHHWQGPGCENGCQVTGTFYACAPPESQTPGIPIEPSIRSGEALALSDCRLHICLYYREILVKEVTTSSPEGCRISHGQSYEVSSLEQVIFPYPEDNGQRKNIEKLLNHLERGVILWMAPDGLYAKRLCQSRIYWDGPLALCSDRPNKLERDHTCKLFDTQQFLAELQAFAHHGRPLPRYQVALCFGEEFPDPQRQRKLITAHVEPMFARQLYYFAQQNSGHLLRGYDLPELVTSPEDYHRSIRHSSIQE